In a single window of the Stigmatopora nigra isolate UIUO_SnigA chromosome 7, RoL_Snig_1.1, whole genome shotgun sequence genome:
- the LOC144199764 gene encoding maternal B9.15 protein: protein MKREVKAGVNFLKRLVMARGKIDEAKGQLFAEKLQQLLCAKFEGHWYPESPSKGQAFRCIRINEGLPNDELLLKACEESQVLPSDLCLPPEITVWIDPMEVCVRSRENGFPFSIARFTDNGDQEDSLKKGRGVSPMDLTNHDTSDYHSATSSDCGSTVCSDTEEEAKDGEVEGEQENKALLKEQLVQEDDNVKITMVPRILKRYGSRSRKAKYTRTGVRVGPQYYFPPVPPAWSHCKHGHPVFLTTVAAPPPTPLPHRPLFVHYMVPQHPPQFIIPQTTLQTCMFEALKKS, encoded by the exons ATGAAAAGAGAGGTGAAAGCTGGAGTCAACTTCTTGAAGCGGCTCGTCATGGCACGCGGGAAGATCGACGAAGCTAAAGGGCAGCTGTTCGCCGAGAAACTTCAGCAGCTCTTATGCGCCAAATTTGAAGGCCACTGGTACCCAGAGAGCCCCAGCAAAGGCCAGGCTTTTAG ATGCATTCGAATAAATGAGGGACTGCCCAATGACGAGCTGCTCCTGAAGGCCTGCGAGGAGAGTCAGGTCCTACCCAGTGATCTCTGTCTACCTCCAGAGATTACCGTGTGGATTGACCcaatggaggtgtgtgtgag ATCCAGAGAGAATGGTTTCCCATTTTCTATAGCCCGTTTCACAGACAACGGCGACCAGGAGGACAGTTTAAAGAAAGGACGGGGAGTTTCGCCAATGGACTTGACAAACCACGACACGTCCGACTATCACTCCGCTACATCTTCTGATTGCGGTTCCACCGTGTGCAGCGACACAGAGGAGGAGGCAAAGGACGGAGAGGTAGAAGGAGAGCAGGAAAACAAGGCCCTTTTGAAAGAGCAGCTTGTACAAGAAGATGACAATGTCAAGATTACAATGGTGCCCAGAATTCTGAAACGCTATGGAAGCAGATCAAGAAAAGCCAAATACACCAGAACTGGG gTTCGGGTTGGCCCCCAGTATTACTTCCCACCTGTACCACCAGCCTGGTCCCATTGCAAGCATGGCCACCCAGTATTCCTAACCACGGTTGCTGCCCCGCCACCAACACCACTGCCACACCGTCCACTCTTTGTGCATTACATGGTACCACAGCATCCTCCACAATTCATCATTCCTCAAACCACCCTGCAGACATGTATGTTTGAAGCCCTCAAGAAATCTTAG